TGTTTTTTCTGATTCTGGTGATATTATCGTTCGAAATAACTTGCAGAGAACCGCTGGCAAAAGTTTGGTTTCAACAGGAATAGGAAATAAAAACATTGAATTTCGTTATAAAATTTTATCTGAAAGAATGCCGATTTTTAATGAATCAAGCAGCTATTATGAGGTACGTCTGCCATTAATTTAAAAGTTATGAAAATTTTAATTGTAGAAGATGAAAGTATTAACGCCAGCCGATTAAAAAGGCTGTTGGAAGAACTGGAACCCAACTGTGAGATTTTAGGCATTATTGACACGGTTGTAGATACTGTTGCGTGGTTAAAATCGAATCCGGCTCCCGACTTAATTACGATGGATATTCGTTTAGCCGACGGATTAAGTTTTGCTATTTTTGATGAAATCGATATTACTTGTCCAGTTATTTTTACAACTGCTTACGATGAATATGCAATTCGTGCTTTTAAGGTTAACAGCATCGATTATTTGATGAAACCTATCGAAAAGAACGAATTAGAGTTTGCTTTAACCAAATTCAAATCTTTAAATAAAAATGAAACTAGTTTTACCAATATCGCAGGAATCCTAAAAGAACTAATTGAAAAACCAGTTTTCAGAATGCGTTTTTTAGTGACCTATCGTGACGGCTATAAAAGCGTAGACGTTTCTGATATTGATTTTATATATTCGGAATTTAAAACCAGTAATTTATTTCTAAAATCGGGTGTAATTATTTCTATTCCGCAAACCATGGAAGAACTGGAGCAGGAATTAGATCCTAATATCTTTTTTCGTGCCAATCGACAGTTTTTTATTCGCGCCGAAAGCATCAAATCTATTGCGAACTATTTCAACGCAAAACTTAAAATCCAATTAAAACTTGACCCCGAACGAGAGGTAATCATCAGCAGAGAAAAAACACCTTTCTTTAAACAGTGGATGGATCGATAAGTAAGGCGCAAAGGTTCAGAGGGACAAAGGCTCAAAGGTTTTCTGTTTTTGCTACTAAGAACGCTAAGTCACAAAGTTTTCTTTTATTGCATTTTACGATAATGTTTGTCATTCCTACTGATAAAAATTCTAGAAATTAAATCTGTATTATTTTACAGAACAATTTTAATTAGAGAAATTCGTGAATTGTTTCGCCTGTTCGCTATCGCTCGGGTTGTGGCAAAAAAAACTTAGCGCCTTTGCGACTTTTGCGAGATTCCTTTTCTTTTATTCTTAAAAAAAACTTAGTGACTTAGTGCCTTCGTGGCAAAAACTCGCATCAAAAAAAAACTTAGCGACTTAGCGACTTTGCGAGATTCCTTTTCTTTTATTCTTAAAAAAAACTTAGTGACTTAGTGCCTTCGTGGCAAAAACTCGCAGTAAAAAAAAAATAGTACTCTAGAGCCTTTGCGAGATTCCTTTTCTTTTATTCTTTAAAAAAAAACTTAGTGACTTAGCGCCTTCGTGGCATATCCGTTTCAGTATCAAAAAATGTCGCTTGGGTAACTTTCTTCCTTAAAAAAGCCCTTTTCCGCTGTTATTTTGCGCCCAAATTTGAGGTAATTCATTTAAAAATGAAAAGTAAAATGACAAAACAGTTTTTTAAAAATAATAACGCAATTGGCAAGATTGCAATTTTATTGCTAATGGTCTCTCTTTCTTCATGCGGAAAAAGCGGAGAGGCGCAAATGGCTCCTCCAAAGCCAGAAGTAGACTTTCTTCAGACCAATTCGGCAACAGGAGAGGTAGAAAAGAAATATCCAGGAACAGTCGAAGGTACGGTAAACGTAGACATAAAAGCACAAGTATCAGGTTATTTGGAAGCAATTTAT
The Flavobacterium humidisoli DNA segment above includes these coding regions:
- a CDS encoding LytR/AlgR family response regulator transcription factor, whose translation is MKILIVEDESINASRLKRLLEELEPNCEILGIIDTVVDTVAWLKSNPAPDLITMDIRLADGLSFAIFDEIDITCPVIFTTAYDEYAIRAFKVNSIDYLMKPIEKNELEFALTKFKSLNKNETSFTNIAGILKELIEKPVFRMRFLVTYRDGYKSVDVSDIDFIYSEFKTSNLFLKSGVIISIPQTMEELEQELDPNIFFRANRQFFIRAESIKSIANYFNAKLKIQLKLDPEREVIISREKTPFFKQWMDR